aaaaattgttttgaaaaaataatttgccaAGGGCCAAAAAAATACatacggcaaaatgcctctttaccgagtgccaaaacaaaggcactcggcaaagacgcattttgccgagtgccaacaaatggcactcagcaaaatacatctttgtcaAGTGCCaggaaaaaaggcactcggcaaagacgcattttgacGAGTGCTGAAacatggcactcggtaaaatacatctttaccgagtgccgaaaaaaacactcggcaaagccatctttatcgagtgttttttttttgccgagtgtattttatttagcactcggcaaagaccgtctttgccgagtgcccgataaagtacactcggcaaagcttccggcactcggcaaagtgccggtttccggtagtgtcgGTAATCTTTTGCAAGCATTGGCAAGACGCCGGCGGTCAATGCCTACACGtaaaaaagttttttttaatgTGCATATACAcctttgtattttttttattggACAGATCAGATCTCAAATGCATAAGAGCATGTGAAACATGTCCCTCACCGATGTGGGTCTAGGTTTCAGTTTGACAAATCTGTTGCTAAGGCTAATGGCTTAGTTTACTCGAATGTGGatctctctcctttcctctaaAAATGTTAAAAAATAATCATGAAAAGGCATATGATATAGTTTTTTTATCAAGCATATGATACAGTTAGTTGGCAGTTCCTTGAAGATATGCTGACTTCGAGAGACTTTGTTGCGAGATGGAGAGGCTAGATTATAAAAGTGGTcagttttttgttgttgttgttggtggtgtgtgtgtgtgcggggtgggtgggtgggtggggttgtggggtgtgtgtgtggggggggggggggggggggggggggggacttcTCCTGGCattagattgaatgatgaaaaatAGTTGGCCTTTAATCTTGTTCTAGATGTTTTCACCAAAATGTTAAGTAAGACAACCAGGAAAAAAAACTTACTAGAGAGGGTGTTACCTTCAATCTACGAAGCGGACATCATTAGTTTACAATATGCCGGCGATGCACTGATTTTTCTAAACAATGATATAAATGTAGCTAGAAATTTAAATTAGTTAGTGATGTGCTTTGAGGAGAGTTGTTCGGTACCAAGATCAATTATCACAAAAGTGACCTATAAACTAttggtgaggaggaggaggatgccaATTTTATGGCAGATTTTTTTTGTTGTAAAATAACTGAATTTCCTATGAAATATTTAGGAGCTCCTCTACACACTTCTCCAATCTTAGAAAACAAATGACAAAATAATCAAAAGGGCCATTGCAGTTTGGAGAGGTAGGCTCAGTCATATGGAATAAATTGACCCTTCGAAGTCTTGCCTAGTAACCATTCCCTTCCAAAAGTTGTGGCTTCTTGGGTCAAACTTTAATTTAGGACCTGTTTAGTATAGTTCTAGCTCTAGGATATCCAGAAGATATAGGCCAGATTTGTTAAGAAGTTTATAGATTAAACTAAAGTAGTTTAAATAGTAATATCTAGAccaaattaaaaacaaaataaatgaTCTAAATTCTCTCCATGTATTTTCATATTTAGCTCCATGATTTCTTGGAACTACAAATTCGTGGCTCCAAGAGATCcatcttttttatttttgaagattGGTGTTCTTGCCCCCTTTGAAAGCCAATTGCTATTTGAGCATTGattttttcaactttgtgatttAACTATTGACTTTGAATACATGTTGAACAAATATTTCAAATAAATGATTTAACTTTGTCCTTAATACATCTTGAAATTGAACTATGTATCGTCGTTTGACGCGTCTTAGAATCCAACTCAGTACAATCATTGGATACatgttgtcggtgcagaaagtgaccaacacgtaaatatttgtagttttgccgtacgttgtgatcggatgtggtctagcactcgatgacacagggtttatactagttcaggcaacgtgccctacgtcaagtttgagtcggtcggtgactttattcctgtgcccaggtgctcgaagtttgctatggggttacaaacgagagggagaaataTGGGGGgcacaagaggttcggtcggactctggtctgaagggccgagagtgacggaagctccgctatgtgctaagtattCGAACGTTTGTTGTTCATTGGGATCCTTAGCCGTTTGGATCgtgtgtgttgttcgagttgttgtAGACTGATCTTCTCCTTGGAGTTGATCGATGGCTTGtcctctgttgggagagagcgcatccccttttatagatgaaggggacggccttacaagaaagagagagtacgtatgctactaagtcttgttgcccacgccgtcaggtacacgatgatggtaggcgcccacaacactgttgttgtcagacgcatgtgggagggtTTACCGTGTTCACTATGTATGGtaaatgatggcgcccacaacactgtagggtaaaacttcggcgcccacaacactgcttgggttctaacatgtctggaaggttgcagggcactcttctgacatgccctatcggtactgtcctgtaggtgtactgGGTACGATTCTCGGTATTACGGTTAACTTGAGCACCCTATCTTACTTGCTCCGCCCGTTTCCTAGTCctcaccgagcgagcgtccccgatcggttggtcctagtcggctctgactgcgccagtcggagaagagctgtaagcagaggttcggtgtatccctggtcggagacgcaggttggagtcagaagcgggcgtcgttcctccttgactagaccttccggtcggagaggcgggccggagttggaGACGAGCGTCGTTCGTCCTTGGCCAGGCCCTCCGGTCGAAGACTGGATCACCTTTTGGcatgtcgttaggtttttgggtcggcctaggagttgcgcgttgttcgcgacgtcgtctgctgggccgagcctttgctaggaagccggtccatgagggactccaaatttatgaacccgacacatgttTTTCTAACTCATATAAGCATGGATCATGAGTCTAGGTCACATACGAGAAATAGAGGAGTGTGAGAGTATTGTGGAAAGTAAAAAAAAGACTATTGGAAGATCCTCTTTCTCTTTAATATTAGGGATAAATTGCTTGACTTTTTACGAATTTCGTTCCATGCAAACTCAAGGTGTCTGAACTATAGACTAACCCACTGAGACAAAGAATTAGCTATCCAAGAGTGTCAAAAGTGACCAATATAATATAATGCTTGAAATTTGTCTATATATGTGAATTGAGATCAACACTAGAAGCAAAATTATTTCATCAAACCTAAAGTAATAAGTGCAATTGAGATAATAATGCCATATCTATTCTAAATTCCTACTGTTAGATCTTCCTCTATTCTAAATTCCTACCGTTAGATCTTGATCATGTGATCCCTTTCCCCTTTATATATGCCCTCCTCTTCTTTCTTCCTCCCTAACCCTAACTTCATTGCGACGGCGGCCGCCTACCTTACAAGCCACTTGACCTATACCTCTAAACAATCTCTCCTGGTCTTCGCCTTGCCTTGTTTGTGTGCCGGCCACCGCCTTCCACCCTCGCCCTTCTATTTGCTCTCACAATTGACGGCTACATCTTAGAGCCCGCAATCAGGATAGCCAGATCTAGCTAGATATACCTCTGAGagcatggagaattgccatggaAGTGGACCATTCTATCGTCCGCCCATGCAAGAAATTCATCCACCTATGCAAGAAATTGTGACTCAGAAGGTAAGAAACTCGGGTGTTGGCACCTGAATTTTGCTATACATAAGTTTCCTCCCTTTGCTTTGACAAGGACTTTGACAAGTTGTAAGCACTTCTTTTCTTCATCTTGTCTAGCAATATTTGTTTATGGCACCTCCACCTCATGAAATTCGTCCGCCCATGCAAGAAATTTGTCCACCTATGCAAGAAATTGGGACTCATAAGGTAAGAACTTGGGTGTTGGCACCTGAATTTTGCTATTCATAAGTTTTCTTCCTTTGGTTTGACAAGTTGTAAGCGCTTCTATCCTTCTACTCGTCTAGCAATATTTGTTTAGGGCACCTCTGCCTCAAGAAATTCGTTCGCCCATGCAAAAAATTCGTTTGCCTATGCAAGAAAGTGAGACTCACAAGGTAAGAAACTTGGGTGTGGCACCTGAATTTTGCTATTCATAAGTTTCCTCCCTTTGCTTTGATAAGGACTTTGACAAGTTGTATGCGCTTCTTTCCTTCGTCTTGTCTAGCAATATTTGTTTAGGGTACCTTCGCCTCATGAAATTCGCCCGCCCATGCAAGAAATCAGTCCGCCTATACAAGAAATTGGGACTCACAAGGTAAGAAACTCTGGTGTTGGCACTTGAATTTGCTATTCATAAGTTTCCGCCCTTTGCTTTGATAAGGACTTTGACAAGTTGTAAGCGTTTCTTTCCTTCACCTCGTCTAGCAGTATTTGTTTATGGCACCTCCGCCTCATGAAATTCGTCCACCCATGCAAGAAATTTGTCCGCCTATGCAAGAAAGTGGGACTCATAAGGTAAGAAACTCAGGTGTTGGCACCTGAATTTTGCTATTCATAAGTTTCCTCCCTTTGGTTTGACAAGGACTTTGACAAGTTATAAGCGCTTCTTTCCTTCGTCTCGTCTAGCAATATTTGTTTAGGGCACCTCCGCCTCAAGAAATCCGTCCGCCCATGCAAGAAATCCGTCCGCCTATACAAGAAATTGGGGCTCACAAGGTAAGAAACTCTGGTGTTGGCACCTAAATTTTGCTATTCATAAGTTTCCTCCCTTTGCTTTGACAAGTTATAAGCGCTTCTTTCCTTCATCTCATCTAGCAATATTTGTTTATGGCACCTCCACCTCATTATTCTTCCTTGTTTTTGGTGGCTCATTACCGTTAGATCTACTAGCACTTTGTGTGATGTCTCGTCCTATTTCTAGCACTACCCAATTGACGGTCCTTCACCTCTCATCGCTGGTGACGGTGAAAAACCCTCCAACACTGAATCTAAGAGCAATTTGAAGAAGGGTGTAGAGAGGAAGACCAATTTTCGTGGTCCCATTATCGAACTAGTTCTAGTCATCCTTATCAAACGAAAAAACTATTATGTTGTAGATGATATTTTTGTGTATACATAAGATTGCATAATGTGGATGGAATCTTAGTTTCACCAACACATTTAATGTACTATACCATCATCATGGTGTCAACGTTGAATGCTGCCGATGCTTAAGAGCAAGGCTCATAATATAGGCGGCAGGCCGGCTGTAAGGATCTTTGCAGCCTTCtcttagcccactcatatagCAGTCAGCTCTTCACTATTACTCCCTCCGATCTATTTTATCTGACACAAGTTAGAATGACACGGTCTCCTAGATTACACTTTGACCATTTATTTGCTTTAGATTATATTATTTATACTTATAAATTTATAATCATTGGATAGTGTAATTCCTTACAaatctaatcatataaagtttgtattataatagttaaaaattattagcctaattattggtcaaagCTTTTAAAATTTGAATCTTAATATATATGTGTCAGATAAAATGGATCAGAGGAagtaatacatggcccacttatcCCTGTCATAGAGTTTTTTTGTTTTATGTCTAAGCTGGCTATAAGTTACCGTctgcttcttttctttttcctccaGCTCTCTGCGTTCAGCCGGCTGCCTACTATTATACTTAGCCCTAAGAGATCCGTATCGTGTTCGACATTACTGTGTCGTCCATGTTCGATCGGACGGTGCGAATCCGTGCGCTCCGCCACAGCAATTGCCGTAACGAGCTCCGGCGGTCAGCGAGCATTGACACCAGTAGCagtagtttatatatatatatataaaagacacCAGTAGCAGTAGGGTTTTAGCTTAACCGTCTAATCCCCATGGAAGTCGTCTCCACcccggccggcgccggcgccggctcctcctcttcttcctcctcctcgacCCCTTCCCCCTCCACCAGGCGCCCTACGACCACGCTCCGCTTGCTCTGCCCCtccagccgcgccgccgcgctccgCCCCTCACGGGACCTCCACGTGGACCAGCCCCCCGTGGGGGATGAGGCCGTGCTCGTCATCTCCGGTCCGGACGCCCCTGCCGCGGCGGTCAGGGCGTGGGAGCACGTGGTGGGCCACAGAGTCGAGGGCGAAGAGGCGATGGGAGGggaagaggaggagagggaggtgaCGGGCGCCGTGGGCTGTCGGATGCTGGCCGCCGGTGGGCAGGTGGGATGCGTCCTGGGGAAGGGAGGGAAGACGGTAGAGCGGATGAGACAGGAGAGTGGCGCCCAGATCAGGGTGTTTCGGAATAGAGAGCAGCTGCCCCCCTTTGCGCCGCCGGGGGATGAGCTGATCCATGTACGTCTGCCCTTCTTGATTTAACACAGATGCTTCAATTTTGCTTGGGTGGAAAATTAGACCACCTTTTCTTATCGCTTAGTGGTGAGCTGGAAACTTGGAATTCCCTGGCTAGTAAATCCTTGTGATATTGGTGGAAATATTGATGCTTCCTTGTGATTTGTGAATCAGAAAATGATCTCAAGTACTGCGTTGTGATAGACCGATAGTATAGAATCGTGAAAATACAATACTTTGAGAGCATGGTGCTTTGTATAGCATATAACAGAAAAGGTTCAGCACCACCCTAGTAATATGCTCATATGCCTACCAGAACATATGAGTAGATTAGATTGAAATCAGCTAACTTGTGTAATATTTCCTGCTTTATACTTTGCTCTCAGAAAGTTCAGTAGTTGGGCAATCCATAGCTCAAGTTTTTCATTCCAGGGGCTATTGAATCTTTCACTTGGCTATTTAATCTTCAAAATCCAGGTCTTTCTGATATGATAACCTTTTCTTGTTAGATAAGTGGGAGCTTTCCTCAAGTACGGAAAGCACTGTTAGCAGTTTCAACCTGCCTCCAAGATAATCCTAGGCCAGACACTCATAATATTCCGATGGGAAGACCATTTGGGCCTCCAGGTAGTGGTCCTGGATGTCCCCCTGGCATGGATCCTCATTCTCAAAGAAGTTATTTACCACCACACATACCTGATTACCACACAAGGAATTATCCAAGCAATGCTGGTGCCCCTGGTCCTAGATTCTTTTTTGAACAAGAGATAGTGTTCAGGATGATAATTCTGAATGAAATGGTGGGCAGCATAATTGGAAAAGGTGGTTCCACTATTCGGGCATTGCAAAGTGAAACTGGTGCTTGTATAAAGATTTTAGAGTCTGTTGCTGATTCAGATGAGCGTGTTGTTGCAATATCTGCACGTGAGGTATGTCTATGGGCCAAAAAAGGTTTTACTCCTGTTTCAGTGTTTTGTCTGAAGTGATCACAAATCTTTGTTTTCCTTATGAGGAAcaactgaacaagagttattttATGGTAATTTGGTGTTTGTGTCTGTTCCTCTTCGAGAACTGCCATATCATCCAAATGCCTGGCTAGTTGACTGATGTCACTATATTCTGCCAAATTATAATAGGGATTTGGGATTAATTTTTCCTTAGAATTATATTATCTGCTGTCTGTAATATTGGTTGATGGATGTGTATCTCTTGGTGCAGAATTCTGACATGATGCATTCTCCAGCGCAAGATGCAGTTGTTCGGGTTTACTCTAGGATCTCAGAGGCATCTATGGATAGAACTTCTCCTACACCTGCAAGGCTTCTCGTTCCATCACAACATATTGGTTGCCTGCTAGGAAAAGGTGGATCCATTATTACTGAGATGAGAAAGATTACAGGAGCTAGCATTCGAATTTTCGGGAATGAACAAATTCCAAGATGCGCACAGCGAAATGATGAGATGGTTCAGGTATACCACAGTTGTAATAAACCACCCTATTTTTTGTTCTGAATCTTTAGAAACAATGCTGTACTCTATGCATGCTATGGTACAGTTGTACATAAGTCTGCATGACCTTTTGAAGGTTTCACTAATATGCCTGGAAGCTACTTGCTGCATCGGATTGGAGGGTGCTTTTTTTAATCTAGTTGTGTGGTATAAATGCAAAGTTGGATAACTAAAAACACTTGATGGAAAATACCAATAAACTCTGACGTGATTTGAACGACATTAAATAGTTTGCCTGTTCTGCTATGTTATCCTTCAAGCCacatagggtttatacggtgAAGATCATTTACTAGCAATGAGTTTTACAGCTATAATTTAAGGTGTCCAGTTATTGAATATCTAGAATGCTTTTTCTATGGAAAAGCAGTGCATGGTTCAAAGCAGGAATCCTTTAAGAAGAATtgactttcttttcttttactttgtTGCATATTTTGTAATTCTTTTGTGCTAATTTTTCCAATCTTTGTTATACTGTAGTGATCCTCCATGTCAAAATGATGCACATTATACATTGCCTAAAT
Above is a genomic segment from Miscanthus floridulus cultivar M001 chromosome 3, ASM1932011v1, whole genome shotgun sequence containing:
- the LOC136546531 gene encoding KH domain-containing protein HEN4-like isoform X1, which gives rise to MEVVSTPAGAGAGSSSSSSSSTPSPSTRRPTTTLRLLCPSSRAAALRPSRDLHVDQPPVGDEAVLVISGPDAPAAAVRAWEHVVGHRVEGEEAMGGEEEEREVTGAVGCRMLAAGGQVGCVLGKGGKTVERMRQESGAQIRVFRNREQLPPFAPPGDELIHISGSFPQVRKALLAVSTCLQDNPRPDTHNIPMGRPFGPPGSGPGCPPGMDPHSQRSYLPPHIPDYHTRNYPSNAGAPGPRFFFEQEIVFRMIILNEMVGSIIGKGGSTIRALQSETGACIKILESVADSDERVVAISARENSDMMHSPAQDAVVRVYSRISEASMDRTSPTPARLLVPSQHIGCLLGKGGSIITEMRKITGASIRIFGNEQIPRCAQRNDEMVQVTGSFQSIQDALLHITGRIRDVILPKPHPSGGMPPYPPVGNIPVHQSRQEPPLPHLHPSGGMPPYPMHSFRPDAPMGHFETGDHRPPPVHSMEYMGADRMPYSYGGEQGGPRPFLEQPSPRTWPPEAPRTNSEAPRNMLDAVPATDLRKGPVACENQVATPTGTTTEVVIPCKYIDFVCGNSGSEIEEIRKMSGASITVHDPKPGDTSSIIVICGDPEQTKKAQSLIHAFIFCGLYD
- the LOC136546531 gene encoding RNA-binding KH domain-containing protein RCF3-like isoform X2; amino-acid sequence: MEVVSTPAGAGAGSSSSSSSSTPSPSTRRPTTTLRLLCPSSRAAALRPSRDLHVDQPPVGDEAVLVISGPDAPAAAVRAWEHVVGHRVEGEEAMGGEEEEREVTGAVGCRMLAAGGQVGCVLGKGGKTVERMRQESGAQIRVFRNREQLPPFAPPGDELIHISGSFPQVRKALLAVSTCLQDNPRPDTHNIPMGRPFGPPGSGPGCPPGMDPHSQRSYLPPHIPDYHTRNYPSNAGAPGPRFFFEQEIVFRMIILNEMVGSIIGKGGSTIRALQSETGACIKILESVADSDERVVAISARENSDMMHSPAQDAVVRVYSRISEASMDRTSPTPARLLVPSQHIGCLLGKGGSIITEMRKITGASIRIFGNEQIPRCAQRNDEMVQVTGSFQSIQDALLHITGRIRDVILPKPHPSGGMPPYPPVGNIPVHQSRQEPPLPHLHPSGGMPPYPMHSFRPDAPMGHFETGDHRPPPVHSMEYMGADRMPYSYGGEQGGPRPFLEQPSPRTWPPEAPRTNSEAPRNMLDAVPATDLRKGPVACENQVATPTDVRCFNYSS
- the LOC136546531 gene encoding KH domain-containing protein HEN4-like isoform X3; protein product: MEVVSTPAGAGAGSSSSSSSSTPSPSTRRPTTTLRLLCPSSRAAALRPSRDLHVDQPPVGDEAVLVISGPDAPAAAVRAWEHVVGHRVEGEEAMGGEEEEREVTGAVGCRMLAAGGQVGCVLGKGGKTVERMRQESGAQIRVFRNREQLPPFAPPGDELIHNSDMMHSPAQDAVVRVYSRISEASMDRTSPTPARLLVPSQHIGCLLGKGGSIITEMRKITGASIRIFGNEQIPRCAQRNDEMVQVTGSFQSIQDALLHITGRIRDVILPKPHPSGGMPPYPPVGNIPVHQSRQEPPLPHLHPSGGMPPYPMHSFRPDAPMGHFETGDHRPPPVHSMEYMGADRMPYSYGGEQGGPRPFLEQPSPRTWPPEAPRTNSEAPRNMLDAVPATDLRKGPVACENQVATPTGTTTEVVIPCKYIDFVCGNSGSEIEEIRKMSGASITVHDPKPGDTSSIIVICGDPEQTKKAQSLIHAFIFCGLYD